GATGAATAAGCATTTGTTGTGCAGCTGGATAAACTTCAGCACCTTGTTCTCTCTCTATATTTATCTTCACACCAGCAACCTAACATTAACAATCCAAATATCCATTAATTcaatatatatgtaatatatcaATTCCAATATTCAAGTTgtcaaatatttaataaatatttaattaggatatcatttatttttttcttttttcttgtgttattttattttttcatattgaCTCTATATGTAAATTAAAGAACTGTCTCTTTTACATAGTTTAGTTTATTACAGtacacaaaataaattaaataaacattattttaaaaaaacgGTCTCTTTTATATAggaaagattttttttgttattatctttGTGTAGTCTCTTTTTTTTGTAGTTATCTGATCTTGTGAATTATGAGTATTcttctattaattttttaaaatttgttcatcatatttatttatttatttatttatttatttatttattttaaaatttcagttCCTGTGATAAATGAATAAAATGGTAAAAAAATTTGAACTGAAAAATCTATAATTAGCCAATGACATAAATTACTTCAATCCAagctaagtttaataaaatatgACATATAAAAAATGGTTACGGaaacaataattataattaatgagATTAAAAAAGTAGGAAAATTTTTGGTACATAATAACTTATTAATGAGTACAGTTATTTCGTGAATCTCAtgctaatatattttttatttgattttgaataatttattcaaaacaactaccaaaaaagttatataaaaactactaaaataaTGAAATTGTTAAGAATTAGTTTTTGTTGAGTTGGGTTAAATATCAACTATTTTATTTATgggtatttatttttaattacttaaaaTCATTTTTGTTTGTCAATATCTCTACGAAGTAAAGTatgatgaagaaaaaataaaaagataaaaacttaaaagagtaaagtatcgtttttgtccccaacgtttggggtaagtcccaaagttatccctaacgtttcaatcgtcttatttaagtccctaacgttttaaaactgactcaatgttgtcctgccgttagagatccattaacagaattgacggcgggacaaaattgagatgattttaaaacgttaaggacttaaataggatgaaaatattggggacaaaaatgatacatagaaataattttaattttatccttcaataatatcaattttttactatacatagtattcaattattttttaatcacatctaagtaaattacacttaatcatattactttcatttttaataaattatttttttataattttactcttaaggatttttagttatcatgaaatgtttgtaagATGACTAATATATAAACttacagaaaaaaaataatatatatacaataaaatacaaattataccttttgtctttaatgtatcaaaattctttaaaattataaaaaaataaatttatttaaaataaaagtaatgtggttaagtataatttatttagatgtaattaaaaaatgattaaatactacgtacagtaaaaaattaatattattgaaagataaaattaaattaaaatttatttttatgtatcattttttgtccctaatattttcgtcctatttaagtccctaacgtttcaaaattgtctcaattttgtcccgtcgtcaattctgttaacggatccctaacggcaggacaatattgagtcaattttgaaacgttagggacttaaataggacgattgaaatgttagggacaactttgagacttaccccaaacgttgggggataaaaatgatactttactcaacTTAAAAAAATAGGGGTCTTTCTAAGCAATAGGCATACTAAAAAATACAGATAAAAAGTAATAACTGAATACAAATATAGCACAGGAATAAATTTACAAACTACATACATTTAGATGTTAACAATATTAATATTTGAATAATTCAATATTTATCTGATAGTATAatactaaaaattttagattGAAATAACTAAAGTAAAATTATAGCTTtgttaatttagaattgaaattcactgcaaaattattttcaatttctttacaaaaaatgttattattataaacaaagtagctaaatttaatatatttaaaatattattaaataagctaagtttaatatatttaaaataatattttaaaattcaaaacttagtCCATTAAGGTAatgttttttttaaagaaaaatttaattaatttactaaCCAACCATGGTTAGTAAAGTAACCTATTGATTGATGGAAACCATCATCTCACAATTCATATTTTAAAGTAGTCTTATTTGTTAACAGAGCTACTTCATGCATACGAAGTATAGCTTTCACCTATCTATTGTTTTACTACTTAGAGTTAATAATActctaaaaaaaaagtaaatgtcATTGTCAAGCATTAatgtttattttctaaaaaaacaTGTAAATTGTTAACAAGTTGACATAAGTAttgtcattttttataaatattaatcttttgaaaaaaatttcatttgAACATGTTTATGAAAATCATTAagttacaatattattattattattattattattattattattattattattattatttaaatttatcttatGTCCAATAATTTATATAGTATAGtagaacaaaattataaaaaaaaattgccaaaaatgtttttcaaaggcatatttgtttgaaattaaaataataatataatcacattatatgcaaattatgaaaaatgattaaaaattctaatttacttctatttttaaaatatataataatttaatgattaatatttaagtaaattaGCTTAtaccatatatttttttatcttaattctcAGTTATGATAGCTattttaaaaaacatttaaatCATTGTGaacagttattttaaaaaaaatgtctaaTTATATAttggaaataattaaataaataacaaagaTAAGATTATAAAGAATTTATACAATAGTTACATTTTTTGCATTTCAATAATAGTTAAAAGTTTTGAAAATATTCAtccaaatttattttgttttaattttattctacgaaaagttttcacttttaattaaatGTACTCTTCTTGAGTATTTTTTACACAATTTTACAATTCTTTGTTTATAGTTTTGTTCTTCTATATTATATAAATTGTTGGACACAGCATAGCTTTGAATAaccataataataatttaatgattAATATTTGTGTAAATTATCTTTCATACAATTTTACTGTGAACAacgatatatttaatttaaaattaaaaatttgtaggatataattaaaatagagtaAAACTTAGAGTATTCCTTAAACTTTAAACAAATTtcagagacaaaaaatatactttatccaaaTTTATAATTATCATGTGTTTACAATTCTAAACTCTTTAGGAGgagttttgtaaaaaatattctaaaaatacaattttattatAAACAAATTAACATAATAAGTTGATTCTTGCTCCCTAAAAGCTCAGTTTTATTTATCCATCCTAACTTtttcattgtttagtattttacAAGCTCATTATGCACTAAATGTTAGCTAAACCATGTAATACCTAAAACTTGTGAAATTTAGTGCATGTTAGGAAGGTAGTTGGCTTTCAATGACCCTTTAACATTCTATAAATGGAGTTCAACAAGCATTGATCAACACAATATATTGTTTGGAGTTTGTCAAATACTCCATCTTATACTTTATATTCCTTCTTTTAAATTTCTCTTACATCTTGACATCAAATAGGAGTGATATAACTCCCATAGAAGTAGAGGTGCCACAACTCCCTGATAAGGTTATAAATGAAATCCTCTATTTATGTGATGCTTTAACCATTGTTACTTTCAGTGCTACTTGCCGTTATTGGAGGCAAAGAATAACTTCATTTGACTTTCTCAATCAAATCTCAAGGATATGGAAAAGGCGTGGCTGCTCACTGTTCATTCACTTTGGGTTTGCATCTCCTATAATCACGTCGGTGGATTGGATCATGAAGATTGATGCCCTTACCGGAGAAACTGGCTACCTGAACTTGCCTTTTCTTTTAACCCAACACGGTTGGTTTCAGCTCATTGGAGTTGAGATGGGAGTCTTCTGTATCCGTTACTCCTCCCTTGGAAGAAGAAGCCACTTGATGATTTGGAATCCACTTATTCAAATTTCTCGGATACTAGATGATCCTTTGCAACTTAGTTCTTGTTAGGGTTCCTTTACTTATGCCTTTGCGCATTTTCCGAATAGTGTTCATTATGCAATTTTGCATATTTTTGAAGATGAACCCGATGGCACTGCTTACACTTTATCTATGTATACAAGTTTCACTAGGAACTGGCATGTTAGGATTTCATGTCCTTTATATGTGCAACAGTTGGATCCTTTGTATGTTGTAGCCAACGGTGTTGTGTATTGGCTTGCTGACCGTGAAGACGGTGATCAATCATATATTGTATCTTTCTCATTGATGACATTGACTTTTGGGCAAATTTATGTCCCTCTTGAAGTTTTGTCTCATTGTGGTTATCTTTTGGTTAGAGATGGATGTCTATGTTTGGCATCAAATAATCACACATTCTATTCATACAACTCAGTTATATGGTAGGTAAGTGACACTGATGAAGGTGTTAATTGGTCAAAACTATTTACATATAATGGAATAGGTACTTTGTACGTGTCAGCTATTATGGTTGATCATGATGTTATTCAAGTTATGGAGAAGCACCTACAACTGGTTGGGGCTCAAGTCATTGCGTACTCTAGTTTTTTTTTGTTCGATATAACCCCATTGAAGGCACAAGAAACAGGCTTCATCGGATTTTTTATGATAATCATGTTAAAGCTAGATCTATCCATGCATATGAAGAAACTTTATTTCCCGTCTGATGGATTACTTAAAAAGTTGTAATAGTCGTGCTTTACTACCAAATATGCCTGGTAGGACTTAAGACTTAAAATTTTAGGGGTTGGGTGCTATTTAGAGTTAGTTTTAATGGAATACTATGTCTTCGTTTATTGTGGTTTGTTAAATGTGTAGGAGTGTTACCACCAATGTCAAATATTGGTTCAAGTTGCATTGTCCAAGAAAGACCATGCATGACATTGTTGGTTCATTTGTAGtatttatcctttatttttaagtttataCGCATTCATGAGACACATACGTTGTACTGGCCGTTGCAATATCCTTTGCTATTCCCGTATGGTGAAGATGGATACAAGAAGATATACCATACCGTTGTGTTAGAAGTAGAGAAAATATACCAAAAAGACAAAGAGTTTTTCTACGgaaatttatttgttttcgaaTCCAAGAACGAGAAAATGAGTTTGGGACGATACTCAAGTCTAGAAGGTTATTCCAACAATTTATTGTTGATTCGTTTAGTATGGTTGAATCACAACGTCTTATGTATATTAGATTTGACCAGAAGAATATAAGATCTCATATATTgcaagtggttgaagaagccatGGAACGAGGAGATGTTGATGCGTGTTCCATTGGAACCAGTATTGTGTTACCGTCTTCTTTTACTGGGGGGCAGAAGATATATCTTTAATAATTGTCAAGATGTTATGTCTATTTGCAAATAATATGGTTATCCTGATTTATTTATTACTATAACTTGCAACCCGAGTTGGCTGGAGTTTCAAAGATACACTGAACGCTCTCATATTGCTATATCTGATCGGCCTGATCTTGCATGTAGGTTGTTTGAGTTGAAAATTCAATCTTTGATGACTGATTTGAAGGATGGAGTCTTCTTTGGACCTGTGAATGCCGGTAAGTTTTAAATGGTTGTTTCTGCTTATTTAATAATGAGTTATATATGCAAAATTGAATTTCTCTTTTGTTTAGGGATGTATACAATTGAATTTCAAAAAAAGGATTTGCCACATGCACATATGTTGGTTTGGCTTCAAAATGTGGGTAGGTTACAAACAACTGAAATCATGGATGAGGTTATATCAACTGAGTTACCGGATCCAGTTAGATTTCCAAAGTTGTATAGTATTGTTACTAAATATATGATTCATGGTCCTTGTGGTAAATTAAGACCTTCTTCTCCTTGCATGAGAAATGGTGGCTGTTCTAAATTCTATCCCAAGAAATTTGTTGATGCAACAGGTTTTGATAACGATGGTTATCCAATATATAGAAGGCGAAATATGGGGATTACTTATAAAGTAAATGGTGTGGATGTGGATAATCGATTTGTTGTTCCTTATAATCCTATGCTCCTTATGAAATATCGAGCTCATattaatttggagttttgtaaCAAGTCAAATGTCATCAAGTATTTGTTTAAATACATAAACAAGGGGCCAGACCGCGTCACTGTGTTGATTAGAAATGTACAAACTCAGGAAAATGGTGGTCAAGATGTTGATGAGATTAAGCAATTCTATGATTGTCGCTATCTAGCACCTTGTGAATCTGCTTGGAGACTATTTGCATTTGATATTAATCATAAGTGGCCATCTGTTCACGGTTGATATTCCATTTGCCTAGAAAGCAGAATCTATTATTCGCTGATCATGATAAGATTCCTGAAATTATTGAGAAAAACAAGTATAAGGATACAATGTTTACTGCGTGGATGCGAGCTAATCTTAAGTTCCCGCATGGTAATAAGTTATTATATTCTGAATTTCCAAATCATTTTGTTTACTTGCGTGATTCTCAAGAATGGGTTCCAAGGCAGAGAGGGTTCTCAATTGGAAGGCTAACTTTTATCCATGTTGGTTCGGGTGAGATATTTTATCTGCGTTTGCTGCTCAATGTTCAAAGGGGTTGTAAAAGTTTTAAAAGCATTCGCACTGTTGATGGTGTTGTATATGATTCTTTCAAGGCTGCGTGCAATGCTCTTGGTTTATTGAGTGATGATCAGGAGTTCATTAATGCTATTAAAGAAACTGCAGAATTCTCATCTGGTTTTCAGTTGCGTCAGTTGTTTGTTACATTGTTAGCATCTAATTCAATGAACAAACCAGAGTTGGTTGGAGAGACACTTGGCGATTGTTAGCGGATGACATTTTATATTATAGAAGACGGGAGTTGCAATTGCAAGGTATTTTTTCAAAGTCttgttctatttattattattcagtaAGTTTATTTGTAGATGGTTATGTCATGATAAGTTTACCTTTtatttgtaattcatgtgccttTTTTTCTCACTTACTTCGTAGAGCTCATGATGGCAGAAGAGGAACTTCAAGTTCTTTGTTTgattgaagttgaaaaattattGCAAATGAATGGCAGAAGCTTGAAAGATTATTCCCAAATGCCTTTTCCTAATCACGATTTGGTTTTCCATTTTTCAAATTCTATGATTATGAATGAGATGAATTATGATGTAGATGAACTTCGAGAAGAACATGATGTAAATTTGGACAAATTGACAGATGAGCAAAAGCTGATCTATGAGAGAATAATTGATACAGTTACCAATAAAAGACCTGGATTCTTTTTTGTGTATGGATTTGGTGGAACTGGAAAAATATTTCTATGAAGATTGTTGTCTTTCTGTCTTCGATCAGAACGGAGAATTGTTTTAAATGTTGCTTCTAGTGGTATTGCATCTTTATTGCTCCCCAATGGGAGGACTGAACACTCATTATTTTGCATCCCCATTGAGCTGAATGAGGAATCTGTTTGTAGTATTAAGAAAGATAGTCAGCGAGCAGAACTCATCCGTCGTGCTTCTTTAATAATATGGGATGAGGCACCCATGACGAACAAGTTGGCATTTGAAGCGCTTGATAGAACTTTCCGTGACTTAATGAGTTCAAATGTTGCTTCGACTCGTGATATTCCGTTTGGTGGAAAAGTTATTGTTCTTAGTGGTGATTTTAGACAAGTGTTGCTAGTTATTCTGAAAGGAACTCGTGCTGAAATAGTTATGGCTTCAATTAATTCGTCAATTCTTTGGAAGCATTGTAATGTTATGTGGTTGACAAAAAATCTTAGGTTGGGAAAGAACTCTGTTTTGTCAAATTTGGATGAAATAAAGGAATTCTCAGACTGGATTTTAAAGATTGGTGAAGGTTCTTGTAGGAATCAAAAGGAggatgaaataattgttgatattCCAAGTGATTTACTTATTCCGCCAACTGACAATCCTATTCAGGATATTGTTTCAGCGATATATTCAAATATTCATGATAACTATGGTAATGTTTCTTATTTTCAAGAACGTGCTATACTTGCTCCTACTGTTGATATTGTGCAACAGATAAATGACTTTGTTGTTGACAGTTTTTCTGGTCCTGAGAAGGTTTATTTGAGTTCTAACTCTATTTGTAGTAGTGATTGTCAAGGTGCGATTGACACTGATTGGTTGACAACTGAGTTTTTGAACCAGATTACATGTTCTAGGATATCAAAACATGATCTTAAATTGAAGAAAGGTGTTCCCATTATTTTGTTACGAAACATAGATCAAGCAAATGGATTGTGTAATGGAACTCGACTCATTGTTCAAGATCTTGGAGAGAACATTATTGGGGCTGAAATTGTGTCTGGAAGTAACATTGGTGACAAAGTTTTTATTCCTCGGATGAATTTAATACCCAGTGATCCTGGAATCCCGTTTAAATTTCAGCGTAGACAGTTTCCAGTTAGTCTTTGTTTTGCAATGACTATTAATAAGAGTCAATGGCAAACATTAGCCCTGATCGGTATATATCTTCGAAGAGTAGTTTTTTCTCATGGTCAGTTGTATGTTACAATATCCAGAGTGACAACAAGGTCAGGATTGAAGATATTATTATCTAATGAAGATGATGAAATGTGTAACCTCACATCAAATGTTGTTTACAAAgaagtttttcaaaaaatataatttggtaAGTAATTTCTTCTCTATACTATATGAATTATTTGTTGAAAAAGTTGAGGTTTGTTTTAGAAGTAttctttttctgtttattttttattctatttggggtctatattttattttttgttcaaaattctgttaaaatcatagagaagcaaaagatgtaaaaaaattatacaattcttttgtataaaaaaatgatttattttatgCTTAAAACTTATTTGCTAAAAACTCTTTAATTGttatatacattttttaaagAGGCTTTTATTgttaggttttttttttgtgtcgAATAATATCTAttagctatttttttaaaatgttcattatatatttctataatatcattttttaatgagttgatgatttttttattcattagtacataatttattttttgtaagagttagttgtaaattttttattaatatatttaaaatttaagttttattcaaaaatattttcttatagtTTTATGTTATAGATTTATGATCTAagttatttagatatttttttgtttaaattgtaTCGTATCTATTtgttttttgtatataaaaaaaattaactcttaAAGAATGGTGCACACATActaaaatttaagttatttaaatttttagatgtgtttaaATTATTAGATGTAACAAATACtcttaagaaaaaatatttcGTACAAACtcctacttttaaaaaaattaactcttaaaatttttagatgtatttaaataattttatattgcttagtaaataaatatatttattgtttaaaaattatattatattaataaaagatggagttatttgttaaaaaatttattttattttataaatattttaaatattgaaatttaatttaaacctaaaattttattaattcgttttatcattaaattgtattttatttCCAATTGAAATTtaagttatctttaatttttcaaatgtGTGGCTACGAAATTGCGTATATCTTGAAAATGGAAATGGTATTGGAATTTTTGGAATAACTCCATTAACTTTGGTTAGAACAAGGTCATAGTTACACTGCGTGTTTGCTTCCTTGTTTTGACATTAAGAGCTTCTTCTTAACGTATAAGCAATGTTACACTTGATTGTGATTCTTTATGGATTaggtttaattaattaattgtataaATTGATTGCTCAAAAATCGAAATTAAAGAGTAAAAGCCAAATGATCAAAATTGGCCTATTGGATATGGTTTATATACCCTTCACCAATTCCtatcaataataaatataattttaattaaatagagAAAGACTGATGTGATAGAAAAATCTCTACTTCCAAGATAAAATCATTATGTGAAATCCTCACCCATTCTCCATATTCTTTCAATTTGCCTCATCCCTATAAACTCCTTTTCTATAGTTATTCTGTTTTACTTTTTCTTATTCCATACCCTATAAACTCCTTTTCACTcctgtttctatttcaattttaggGGTTTTTTCCACAGGACATGATGACATTCGCGTTCTTCTCTTTCCCAGGCTCTCTGTTTCATGTCACTCAACATCTCCTCCATAGACCTGGAAAAATTACCCACTATATGACGGGAGCACAAGTTGCTATTAGATGTTGCTCAACATGTTTTTCCTGCTGTAGCGTTTCTTGGGTTCCCATGATGGCGGCGATGAAGAGCTTCTCTTTTCCATATGATGGTGACTGAGTCATTTTTCTTTATGTGGAAGTGACTGATGGATTCAAATAGCTATTCCTTAGGGTTACTGTTGATCATGATGATTCTAATATCTATTGGTTGTACTTTAGTTGAAATTGTTTTGGAGTAGGTGTATTAGGATTTTCATTTCATTGATTTTGAATGTTATTGGAATTTGTTATTTCTGATTTTTCAAATTACTTTATTGGTCCCAGAAAAAGAGTTTCCTTTTGTATGCTTTTTCTTCTCTGAATTATTATTCAACATTGGatatatcttttcattttttgtGCTGGTTCTGGCCATGGATGCAGCAAATAAGATTTGTATGGTGTCAACTGATTCACAACAATGCCTTCGTAACATCACTCCTTGGAAGGAGTATTGGAAAATAACTGTTAGGGTGATCAGGATGTGGAGTTCATATGATCCCAGAGAGGAGACTGACGAACCTGCTTTTCTTCATATTGTGGTCATGGATAAATCAGTGAGTTTTTATATATGCTTTGAGACATTTTTTAATCCGAGAGTTATTATATATGTTTTcagaattttgtttaatttttcaagtttacTATCTGCTGCAGATTCagtctatttaattttgttttgttttgagtTGAATCAGATATTTCAATAGAAGGTTTTTCATCATTAGAAGAAGCTATGTGAAATGTAGAAAATTATAATTCACAGTTTTATGATTCcatttttttgttgttattggTATGAGGTCTTTCGTAATTGTTTGGTATGCATAATCCTATCTGTGTAACTTAATGCATGAAAACTGCTTGATAGAATGTCTATGTGAATAATTTGAAAGCTAAATTTAATGCTGTATATCTGTCGCATTAGTACACAGTTCCATCCTTGGCAATTTTTCTGTgactttcttcatttttcattctTTCAAACATGTTATTTAATACAAAGACATGGATATGTTGATCACTTGCTTTGTTTAACCTGTCTTGGTCTTTGGAATCTATTGATAATTGAAATTTTGCTATttactactttattttttttattttacaaaggCATGGATTCAAGAGAACTAAACAATCAATCATGGtggtttagttttaatttattctttggaTAGGACAATGCTTATTTAATATGTTCTTACTTGAGTTgaatttttgtttaacttgtgTGTCACTCTAAAATATGCCAATGCTTGAGATGTTGTTCATTTGAAGGAAAATAGTTTTTAGAATTAGTAGAATCAGAACTTCAATAGAAATGCTGAGTTTTGCAAACTTTGCTTTATGAATCGAAGGACAGAGTACAAGCTTGATTATGCGAATTTCGTTCATGATTCATGATCTAGATTGGTTCAAGTCTGTGGTTAAAATGGTTAGAAAGAAAGTTTAGTAATATAAAGCTGAGCAAATGGATTATGTATGATTCTA
The sequence above is drawn from the Arachis hypogaea cultivar Tifrunner chromosome 4, arahy.Tifrunner.gnm2.J5K5, whole genome shotgun sequence genome and encodes:
- the LOC140184043 gene encoding uncharacterized protein, whose amino-acid sequence is MFTAWMRANLKFPHGNKLLYSEFPNHFVYLRDSQEWVPRQRGFSIGRLTFIHVGSGEIFYLRLLLNVQRGCKSFKSIRTVDGVVYDSFKAACNALGLLSDDQEFINAIKETAEFSSGFQLRQLFVTLLASNSMNKPELVGETLGDC